GGGTGAGTGCCGGGGCCGTCCTCGCGTGGCGGTCAGCCTTCTTGCTGCTCGGCGATGTGCTGCGCGACGGCGTCCGGGAGTGTGATGGGGAGCGGGGTGCGCACCGGCATCGGGGAGTCGCCGCGGTCGACGATCGTGTGGCGCACGATCATGCGCAGCACGTCGGGAGCCTGTGCGGACTGCGACTGCGGGCCGGCGATCACGCCGCGCAGCATCCAGCGCGGGCCGTCCACGCCGACGAAGCGCAGCGCGACGTCACCGACGATGGCCGACAGCTCCAGGCCCCACTCGCCGCGGCCGACCGTGACCTTCGCGCCGTCGGCGCGCAGCTGGTCGCCCAGCTCGGTGCCGACCTCGCGCCACAGGCCGCCGGAGCGCGGCGCCGCGTAGGCACTGACCGTGATCTGGCCCTGCTCGGTCACCACGTGGACCGCGCGGACACCACCGGCCTCCGGGTCCATCTCGACCTGCACCTGCGAGCCGTCCGGGACCGGGACCCGCACCGAACCGAGGTCGATGCGCGGAATGCCGTCCTCTTCGGCGTCGGCGACGTCGAAGGGCCCCTGCTCGGTCTCCGACAGCTGGTTCTCGGGTTCGATCGCGTCGTCGGCGTCCGCCCGGGTGCCACCCGCCGCGCCGCCGCCGGGCTCGGTCGCCCCGTCGACCGTGCTGTCGGACTTGCGCTTGCGTCCGAAGATCCCCACTACTTCTCCGTTCCTTCCCCAGTGCCCGCGTCCGCGCCGGGCACGTCCGGGACCAGTGTGGCGTGCCCGCCCGTCGAGCCGTAACCACCGGCGCCACGTTCGGTGTCGCCGAGTTCGGCGACCTCCACGAACACGGCCTGCTCGACCCGCTGGATCACCAGCTGCGCGATCCGGTCGCCGCGCGCGAGCACCACCGGCTCGTGAAGATCATGGTTGATGAGGCAGATCCGGATCTCACCGCGGTACCCCGCGTCGATCGTGCCGGGAGTGTTCACCACTGAAAGCCCCACGCGGGCCGCGAGCCCCGAGCGCGGGTGGACGAACCCCGCGAACCCCGGCGGCAGCGCGATCGCGACGCCGGTTCCCACCACCCCGCGCTCGCCGGGCCCGAGCACGATATCCGAGGTGGTGACGAGGTCGGCGCCCGCGTCGCCGGGCCGCGCGTACGCGGGCAACGGGACGCCGGGGTCGAGCCGGGTGAGGAGTACCTGAACGCTGGACACGGGCGGCGAGACTACCCTTGTCGCGTGGCTGACACCGTGAACACCGCCGTGAAGCGCGGACTGGCGCACTCCGAACGGCTGTACGTGCCGTGGTGGGGCTGGCCGCTGCCGATGCTCGGCGCGATCCTGCTCGGCGTGGAGATCCATCTCGGGTACCCCTCGATCCCGGTGTGGATCCCGCTGCCCATCGCCATCGTCGTGATGGGGGCACTGATCCTGTCGCTCGGCCGCTCGCGCGTGCGCGTGACGGGCGGTGACGACCCGGAGCTGTGGGTCGGCGACGCGCACCTGCCGCTGCGCTTCGCCGGCGTGGTCGAGATCCTCGAGAAGGACGACAAGCGCCGCGCCCTCGGGCGCGACGGCGACCCGGCCGCGTTCGTCCTGCACCGCGGCTGGGTGGGCCCGGCGGTCCGCGTGCAGCTCACGGACCCGGCCGACCCCACGCCGTACTGGCTGTTCAGCACGCGCAAGCCGAAGCGCGTCGCCGAACTTCTGCGCGCCCGTTCCTGAGCGAGCGCGCCCGGTGAACCCGCGGAACCGGTCCCGCGAACGCGGAAGGGGGCCGGCCTGGTGGGCCGACCCCCTTTACCCAGCTCGCGAGCGAGCTTCCCCGGACCGCAGCGACTGTGTTTCCCCTGAAAAACCTGTGTTTCCCTGAAGTCCTGTACGAGATCCCCGTACGCCGTCAGGCGCAGGCTGTGCTCAGGCGCAGTCGCGGCAGATCAGCCGGCCGCCGTTGTCTTCGGCGAGCCTGCTGCGGTGGTGCACCAGGAAGCAGACCGAGCAGGTGAACTCGTCAGCCTGCTTCGGCACGACCTTCACGGTCATGTCCTCACCGGAAAGCCCGGAAAGGTCAGCACCAGGAAGCTCGAAGTTCTCGGCGTTCGCGTCCTCGTCGACGTCGACGACGCCGGACTGGTTCTCGTTCCGCCGGGCCTTCAGCTCCTCCAACGAGTCTTCGGCCAGCTCGTCGGCTTCGCTGCGGCGCGGAGCGTCGTAGTCGGTAGCCATGTGTCCCTCACCCCTGCGAATCAGCTTGTCTTGTTCTTCCGGTCCCGCGGGCGTGCCCGTGAGCCGGTCGTGCCGCTGGTCAACGTTCCAGCGCCCATGTTTGTGCCCGGCGCCCGCAGTGACCGAGGTCTCAGCCAGGTGCCCCTCTTCCTGCGGCCGGAGCCCGGGAAGGGTAGCTCACCGTTCGCCGAGCTCCGCACCGAGTCGCACATTGCTTGAATTTCGTCACCCGACAGGGGGAACCCGCAGGTGAGACGGTTGCGGTCCGGTCAGGTTGCCCGCGCGTCGCGAAGATCACCCGGCAGCGGTGTCCGCTTGCTCCCCCGGAGGTCTCCGTGGTGCGATCGGCGGACCGGGGATTCGCGGCCCGGCCTCGGCGGGGGCGGGGCGGGCACAGGGTGACCCGCGCCACCGGGCGCGGCACGGAACGCCTAGGCTGGGCCGCCACGGCGGCCCGCACGGTGTCGCCTGGTGATCCGGGGACGACACCGGGGGACGACACCGACCGGGGCGCGCGGCGCCACGGGTCGTGAGGTTCCCGCGGCGAGGGGTCCGCGGACGGGGTTTCCGCGTTCGGGAAGGGACGGGGCAGGGTGGCGTCGGGGAACGGCTCGGGGGACCGTGGTGCGCGGCCCTATCGCAAGCACCGGCCGCTGCCCGCGCTCATCGTGATCGGGGTGCTCGCT
The sequence above is a segment of the Amycolatopsis sp. 2-15 genome. Coding sequences within it:
- a CDS encoding DUF3710 domain-containing protein, translating into MGIFGRKRKSDSTVDGATEPGGGAAGGTRADADDAIEPENQLSETEQGPFDVADAEEDGIPRIDLGSVRVPVPDGSQVQVEMDPEAGGVRAVHVVTEQGQITVSAYAAPRSGGLWREVGTELGDQLRADGAKVTVGRGEWGLELSAIVGDVALRFVGVDGPRWMLRGVIAGPQSQSAQAPDVLRMIVRHTIVDRGDSPMPVRTPLPITLPDAVAQHIAEQQEG
- the dut gene encoding dUTP diphosphatase, producing the protein MSSVQVLLTRLDPGVPLPAYARPGDAGADLVTTSDIVLGPGERGVVGTGVAIALPPGFAGFVHPRSGLAARVGLSVVNTPGTIDAGYRGEIRICLINHDLHEPVVLARGDRIAQLVIQRVEQAVFVEVAELGDTERGAGGYGSTGGHATLVPDVPGADAGTGEGTEK
- a CDS encoding DUF3093 domain-containing protein, coding for MADTVNTAVKRGLAHSERLYVPWWGWPLPMLGAILLGVEIHLGYPSIPVWIPLPIAIVVMGALILSLGRSRVRVTGGDDPELWVGDAHLPLRFAGVVEILEKDDKRRALGRDGDPAAFVLHRGWVGPAVRVQLTDPADPTPYWLFSTRKPKRVAELLRARS
- a CDS encoding DUF4193 domain-containing protein gives rise to the protein MATDYDAPRRSEADELAEDSLEELKARRNENQSGVVDVDEDANAENFELPGADLSGLSGEDMTVKVVPKQADEFTCSVCFLVHHRSRLAEDNGGRLICRDCA